The Vigna unguiculata cultivar IT97K-499-35 chromosome 6, ASM411807v1, whole genome shotgun sequence genome contains a region encoding:
- the LOC114187992 gene encoding ABC transporter B family member 9-like: MAHNTDMPPSSTSPQHHERDNDNQKVPFYKLFTFADHLDVAFMAIGTISAMANGWSQPIMSVIVGKLINTFGSTDPSNTIKEVSKVSLLFVYLAIASGVASFLQVTCWMVTGERQAARIRGLYLKTILKQDIAFFDTETTTGEVIGRMSGDTILIQDSMGEKVGKFIQLASTFIGGFVIAFVRGWRLTVVLVACIPCIVVTRGILSVLMSRMSSRGQAAYAEAGTVVEQTVGAIRTVASFTGERKAIEKYNIKLKIAYKTMVQQGMTSGLGMGLLLLIVFCTYALAMWYGSKLVIEKEFQGGTVITVIIALMTGGTSLGQTSPCLNAFAAGQAAAYKMFETIKRKPEIDAYDTNGVVMEDIRGDIELKDVYFSYPARKNVQIFSGFSLYVPSGTTAALVGQSGSGKSTVISLLERFYDPDAGEVLIDGVNLKNFQVRWIREQIGLVSQEPILFAASIKENIMYGKEGATDEEIKSAITLANANTFIDKLPQGLETMAGQNGTQLSGGQKQRIAIARAILKNPRILLLDEATSALDAESERVVQEALEQAMSKRTTVVVAHRLTTIRNADTIAVVHQGKIVEEGTHDELIKDVDGAYSQLIRLQEGATEAEGSHNSEAEKSSNNVIFDSHIARSSTQREVSLSRDSSSRHSHGFTLSHRSGVHESVEIEDGDVEKSKGDAKKVSLRRLAYLNKPEVPMLVLGSVAAIINGLVFPMFGFLFSSAISMFFEPPEKQRKDSRFWALLYVGLGLITLVVIPVQNYFFGVAGGKLVERIRSLTFEKVVHQEISWFDDPANSSGAVGARLSSDASTVKSLVGDTLALIVQNLSTIIAGLVISFTANWILAFIILAVSPLVLMQGFLQMKFLQGFSADAKVKYEEASQVANDAVGSIRTIASFCAESKVMDMYRKKCLEPEKQGVRLGLVSGAGFGFSFLALYCTNAFCFYIGSVLVEHGKATFPEVFKVFFCLTITAIGISQSSALAQDTNKAKDSAASIFNILDSTPTIDSSSNEGRTLEAISGDIDFQHVSFSYPTRPHIQIFKDLCLNIPAGKTVALVGGSGSGKSTVISLLERFYNPHTGRILLNGMDIKEFRLSWLRQQMGLVGQEPILFNESIRANIAYGKEGIATEEEITAAAKASNAHQFICALPEGYDTHVGERGTQLSGGQKQRIAIARAMLKDPKILLLDEATSALDAESEKVVQEALDRVSVSRTTVVVAHRLTTIRGADIIAVMKDGAVAEKGTHNELMKIIDGVYASLVALHTTAS; the protein is encoded by the exons ATGGCACACAACACCGACATGCCACCTTCTTCTACGTCACCTCAACACCATGAAAGAGACAATGACAACCAGAAGGTTCCCTTCTACAAGCTATTCACTTTTGCAGATCATCTTGACGTGGCCTTCATGGCCATTGGCACAATCTCTGCCATGGCTAATGGCTGGTCGCAGCCTATCATGTCTGTCATTGTAGGAAAGCTTATCAACACCTTTGGCTCCACCGATCCATCAAATACCATCAAAGAGGTTTCTAAG GTTTCGTTATTATTTGTATACTTGGCTATTGCGAGTGGAGTTGCCTCGTTTCTCC AGGTAACATGTTGGATGGTGACAGGAGAAAGACAAGCTGCGAGGATTCGAGGTTTGTACTTGAAAACTATATTGAAGCAGGACATTGCTTTCTTTGACACTGAGACAACAACTGGTGAGGTTATTGGGAGAATGTCTGGTGACACTATTCTCATTCAAGATTCCATGGGAGAAAAG gTTGGGAAGTTTATACAACTTGCTTCAACTTTTATTGGTGGCTTTGTGATTGCCTTTGTAAGAGGATGGCGACTTACTGTTGTTTTGGTCGCATGTATACCATGTATTGTTGTTACTCGTGGAATTCTGTCCGTGTTGATGAGTAGAATGTCAAGTCGTGGCCAAGCTGCTTACGCAGAGGCAGGAACTGTGGTTGAACAAACAGTGGGAGCTATCAGAACA GTGGCATCTTTCACCGGTGAGAGAAAAGCAATAGAAAAGTATAATATCAAGTTAAAAATTGCTTATAAAACTATGGTTCAACAAGGGATGACCTCTGGTTTAGGAATGGGGTTACTTTTGTTGATTGTCTTCTGCACCTATGCACTTGCAATGTGGTATGGTTCTAAACTGGTTATTGAGAAAGAATTCCAGGGTGGAACCGTCATCACTGTAATAATAGCTCTTATGACTGGCGGAAC GTCACTTGGTCAAACATCTCCTTGCCTAAACGCATTTGCCGCAGGACAAGCAGCAGCATATAAGATGTTTGAGACAATTAAAAGAAAGCCAGAAATTGATGCTTATGACACCAATGGTGTTGTCATGGAAGACATAAGGGGGGATATTGAACTAAAAGATGTTTACTTTAGCTACCCTGCAAGGAAAAATGTGCAGATCTTCTCTGGATTCTCATTATATGTTCCCAGTGGCACAACTGCTGCTTTAGTGGGTCAAAGTGGAAGTGGAAAGTCTACTGTGATAAGCTTATTGGAAAGATTCTATGATCCTGATGCTGGAGAGGTACTGATAGATGGCGtcaatttgaagaattttcagGTTAGATGGATAAGAGAACAAATTGGGCTGGTTAGTCAAGAACCTATTCTGTTTGCAGCAAGTATCAAAGAGAACATTATGTATGGAAAAGAAGGTGCAACTGATGAGGAAATTAAGTCAGCAATAACACTTGCCAATGCCAATACGTTCATTGACAAGCTGCCTCAG GGCCTTGAGACAATGGCAGGCCAGAATGGGACTCAACTTTCTGGTGGGCAAAAGCAGAGAATTGCAATTGCAAGGGCAATTTTAAAGAACCCAAGAATCCTTCTTCTTGATGAAGCAACTAGTGCATTAGATGCCGAGTCCGAACGTGTTGTTCAAGAAGCATTAGAACAAGCCATGTCAAAAAGGACTACTGTAGTTGTTGCACATCGCTTGACAACAATCAGAAATGCTGACACCATAGCGGTGGTTCATCAAGGAAAAATTGTGGAGGAAG GAACTCATGATGAGTTAATCAAGGATGTTGATGGTGCTTATTCTCAGCTTATTCGCCTACAGGAAGGAGCTACGGAAGCTGAGGGTAGCCATAATTCTGAAGCAGAGAAGTCAAGTAACAATGTTATTTTTGATAGTCACATAGCTAGATCTTCCACTCAGAGAGAAGTTTCATTAAGCAGAGATTCATCTAGTAGACACTCACATGGATTTACTCTTTCTCATCGAAGTGGGGTACATGAATCTGTAGAAATAGAAGATGGGGATGTTGAAAAAAGTAAAGGTGATGCTAAGAAGGTTTCTTTGAGACGTTTGGCCTACTTAAACAAGCCTGAAGTTCCTATGTTAGTGCTTGGATCCGTTGCTGCAATAATAAATGGTCTTGTCTTCCCTATGTTTGGCTTCTTGTTTTCCTCAGCAATATCTATGTTCTTTGAACCTCCAGAAAAACAGCGGAAAGATTCTAGGTTCTGGGCACTTCTATATGTGGGTTTGGGTTTAATTACTCTTGTGGTCATACCTGTGCAAAATTACTTCTTCGGCGTTGCCGGAGGAAAATTAGTAGAAAGAATTCGTTCACTGACATTTGAAAAGGTTGTCCATCAAGAAATCAGTTGGTTTGATGATCCTGCAAATTCAAG TGGTGCAGTTGGGGCAAGGTTATCTAGTGATGCTTCAACAGTGAAAAGTCTAGTTGGTGATACACTGGCCCTCATTGTGCAAAACTTATCAACAATCATAGCTGGTCTAGTTATATCATTCACTGCTAATTGGATTCTTGCTTTCATTATTCTGGCTGTGTCACCCTTGGTCCTTATGCAAGGATTTCTTCAGATGAAGTTTCTTCAAGGATTCAGTGCGGATGCCAAG GTAAAGTACGAAGAGGCAAGTCAGGTGGCAAATGATGCTGTTGGTAGCATCAGAACTATCGCATCATTTTGTGCCGAATCGAAGGTGATGGATATGTACCGTAAGAAATGTTTAGAGCCAGAAAAACAAGGTGTTCGGTTGGGGCTTGTGAGTGGTGCAGGATTTGGTTTCTCTTTTTTGGCTCTGTACTGCACAAATGCTTTCTGTTTCTACATAGGATCTGTTCTTGTGGAACATGGGAAAGCAACTTTTCCAGAGGTTTTCAAG GTCTTCTTTTGTTTAACAATAACAGCAATCGGCATTTCCCAGTCTAGTGCCTTGGCACAAGACACCAACAAAGCCAAAGATTCCGCAGCTTCAATATTTAACATTCTTGACAGTACACCCACCATTGACTCCAGCAGCAATGAGGGTAGAACACTAGAAGCCATTTCTGGTGATATTGATTTTCAACATGTCAGTTTTAGTTACCCAACTAGGCCTcatattcaaattttcaaagaTTTGTGTCTAAACATTCCAGCTGGAAAG ACTGTTGCCTTGGTTGGAGGAAGTGGCAGTGGAAAATCAACAGTGATCAGCCTCTTAGAGAGATTTTACAACCCTCACACTGGACGTATACTACTGAATGGAATGGATATAAAAGAGTTCAGACTAAGCTGGTTGAGACAGCAAATGGGTTTGGTTGGTCAAGAACCTATTCTCTTCAATGAAAGCATTCGTGCCAACATAGCTTATGGCAAAGAAGGAATTGCCACAGAGGAAGAGATAACTGCAGCAGCCAAAGCATCCAATGCACACCAATTCATATGTGCTCTTCCCGAAGGCTATGACACCCATGTTGGAGAAAGAGGCACACAATTGTCAGGAGGACAAAAGCAGCGCATAGCCATTGCAAGAGCCATGCTGAAAGATCCCAAAATCCTCTTGCTTGATGAGGCAACTAGTGCACTTGATGCAGAATCAGAGAAAGTAGTTCAAGAGGCTCTAGATAGAGTGAGTGTGAGTAGAACTACAGTAGTAGTAGCTCACCGTCTTACAACAATTCGAGGGGCTGATATAATAGCCGTAATGAAAGATGGAGCGGTAGCTGAGAAGGGAACACATAATGAGTTGATGAAGATTATTGATGGAGTCTATGCATCATTGGTCGCTCTACATACGACTGCATCGTAA